Proteins encoded together in one Drosophila albomicans strain 15112-1751.03 chromosome 2R, ASM965048v2, whole genome shotgun sequence window:
- the LOC127566076 gene encoding heterogeneous nuclear ribonucleoprotein R isoform X5: MKMAEGNGELLDDINQKADDRGDGERTEDYPKLLEYGLDKKVAGKLDEIYKTGKLAHAELDERALDALKEFPVEGALNVLSQFLESNLEHVSNKSAYLCGVMKTYRQKSRASQQGVPATASTIQVKGPDEDKIKKILERTGYTLDVTTGQRKYGGPPPNWEGNVPGNGCEVFCGKIPKDMFEDELIPLFEDCGVIWDLRLMMDPMTGTNRGYAFVTFTNRDAAVNAVRQLDNHEIKPGKCLKINISVPNLRLFVGNIPKSKGKDEILEEFGKLTAGLYEVIIYSSPDDKKKNRGFCFLEYESHKAASLAKRRLGTGRIKVWGCDIIVDWADPQEEPDEQTMSKVKVLYVRNLTQDVTEEKLKEQFEQYGKVERVKKIKDYAFIHFEDRDSAVEAMRGLNGKEVGASNIEVSLAKPPSDKKKKEEILRARERRMMQMMQARPAIVGFETLSPYRNLSPTHPSMMSITPMRLQGARMPLRTPMPREYDYDYDYFGYSDYRPGFGADSYYDDVYRFYEGDYSYYDYPNNASGNGGAGGGGGSSVNNSTAVAMPTNAGGGGGTSVNASQRPSRAQASGTVNSTVVMGAGRGHGITVPRGRVVGQRGSISRLGAQQAPQAAAAPAVGQAAAAAAHRGAATAQGAPAATGGVRGVAPTRPNAPGTQHVKPLQNLPVVGKRKFDGGHQNPADVKRRYQSGLIGNGGSWGSLPLPQQPLGTNGEQWYMDTFSAWS, from the exons ATGA AAATGGCGGAAGGCAATGGCGAATTATTAGATGACATTAACCAGAAAGCCGATGACCGTGGCGATGGCGAACGTACAGAGGATTATCCCAAGCTCTTGGAATATGGTCTGGACAAGAAG GTCGCGGGCAAACTGGATGAAATCTATAAGACCGGTAAACTTGCTCACGCCGAGCTGGATGAGCGCGCCCTGGACGCGCTCAAGGAGTTTCCCGTTGAAGGTGCCTTGAATGTGCTTAGTCAGTTCCTCGAGTCAAATCTGGAGCATGTGTCAAATAAGTCTGCCTACCTGTGTGGGGTCATGAAGACCTATCGTCAAAAGAGTCGCGCCAGTCAGCAGGGCGTTCCCGCAACCGCCAGCACCATACAGGTGAAGGGACCCGACGAAGACAAGATCAAAAAGATACTCGAGCGTACCGGCTACACACTGGACGTGACCACAG GACAACGAAAATACGGCGGTCCTCCGCCCAATTGGGAGGGCAATGTGCCCGGCAATGGCTGCGAAGTGTTTTGCGGCAAGATACCCAAGGATATGTTCGAGGACGAGCTAATCCCGCTGTTCGAGGACTGTGGCGTCATTTGGGACCTTCGACTCATGATGGATCCGATGACTGGCACAAATCGTGGTTATGCATTTGTCACATTCACAAATCGCGATGCGGCCGTCAATGCTGTGCGACAG CTCGATAATCACGAAATAAAACCCGGCAAGTgtctgaaaataaatataagcgTACCGAACCTGCGCCTTTTCGTAGGCAATATACCCAAGTCGAAGGGTAAAGATGAAATTTTAGAGGAGTTCGGTAAACTTACag CTGGCCTCTACGAGGTGATCATCTATAGCTCGCCGGATGACAAGAAAAAGAATCGCGGCTTCTGCTTTCTCGAATACGAGTCACACAAGGCGGCTTCTCTGGCCAAACGGAGACTTGGCACTGGTAGAATTAAG GTTTGGGGATGTGATATTATAGTCGACTGGGCCGATCCACAGGAGGAGCCGGATGAACAAACAATGTCCAAGGTTAAAGTGCTTTACGTGCGAAATCTGACGCAAGACGTAACAGAGGAAAAACTAAAG GAACAATTCGAGCAATATGGCAAAGTGGAACGCGTTAAGAAGATTAAAGACTATGCCTTTATACACTTTGAGGATCGTGATAGCGCCGTCGAAGCTATGCGTGGCCTTAATGGCAAGGAGGTCGGCGCCTCGAATATTGAG GTCTCACTCGCCAAACCGCCATcggacaaaaagaaaaaggaggAAATTCTGCGCGCACGCGAAAGACGCATGATGCAAATGATGCAAGCGCGTCCAGCAATCGTTGG ATTTGAAACATTGTCTCCATACAGAAACCTGTCGCCGACACATCCCAGCATGATGTCCATAACGCCAATGCGTCTACAAGGGGCGCGTATGCCGCTGCGCACGCCGATGCCCCGTGAATACG ACTacgattatgattattttggCTATTCGGACTATCGGCCCGGCTTTGGCGCTGACTCGTACTATGATGACGTCTATCGTTTCTATGAGGGCGATTACAGTTATTACGATTATCCGAACAATGCGAGCGGCAATGGAGGTgccggcggtggcggcggcagcagcgtcAACAACAGCACAGCTGTTGCCATGCCTACCAATgcaggcggcggcggcggcaccTCCGTAAACGCTTCGCAGCGTCCATCAAGAGCCCAAGCAAGTGGCACGGTCAATTCCACGGTGGTTATG GGGGCTGGACGTGGCCATGGAATCACAGTGCCGCGTGGCCGAGTCGTTGGCCAACGTGGCAGCATCAGTCGTCTGGGGGCCCAACAAGCGCCACAGGCGGCGGCAGCGCCGGCGGTGGGacaggcggcggcggcggcggctcATCGGGGGGCGGCCACCGCTCAGGGGGCGCCGGCAGCAACCGGGGGGGTCCGTGGGGTGGCACCAACGCGTCCCAACGCTCCTGGCACCCAGCACGTCAAGCCGCTACAAAATTTACCAG TAGTCGGTAAACGTAAGTTCGATGGAGGTCACCAAAATCCGGCAGATGTTAAGCGACGTTACCAGAGCGGTTTGATAGGAAATGGCGGCAGTTGGGGCAGTTTACCGCTACCACAGCAACCCTTAGGCACAAATGGTGAACAGTGGTATATGGATACGTTTTCGGCATGGAGttaa
- the LOC127566076 gene encoding heterogeneous nuclear ribonucleoprotein R isoform X20, with product MNKFVAHNLSRGTYRAYNSEIYPSRPNSMGQHGEMAEGNGELLDDINQKADDRGDGERTEDYPKLLEYGLDKKVAGKLDEIYKTGKLAHAELDERALDALKEFPVEGALNVLSQFLESNLEHVSNKSAYLCGVMKTYRQKSRASQQGVPATASTIQVKGPDEDKIKKILERTGYTLDVTTGQRKYGGPPPNWEGNVPGNGCEVFCGKIPKDMFEDELIPLFEDCGVIWDLRLMMDPMTGTNRGYAFVTFTNRDAAVNAVRQLDNHEIKPGKCLKINISVPNLRLFVGNIPKSKGKDEILEEFGKLTAGLYEVIIYSSPDDKKKNRGFCFLEYESHKAASLAKRRLGTGRIKVWGCDIIVDWADPQEEPDEQTMSKVKVLYVRNLTQDVTEEKLKEQFEQYGKVERVKKIKDYAFIHFEDRDSAVEAMRGLNGKEVGASNIEVSLAKPPSDKKKKEEILRARERRMMQMMQARPAIVGNLSPTHPSMMSITPMRLQGARMPLRTPMPREYVVGKRKFDGGHQNPADVKRRYQSGLIGNGGSWGSLPLPQQPLGTNGEQWYMDTFSAWS from the exons AAATGGCGGAAGGCAATGGCGAATTATTAGATGACATTAACCAGAAAGCCGATGACCGTGGCGATGGCGAACGTACAGAGGATTATCCCAAGCTCTTGGAATATGGTCTGGACAAGAAG GTCGCGGGCAAACTGGATGAAATCTATAAGACCGGTAAACTTGCTCACGCCGAGCTGGATGAGCGCGCCCTGGACGCGCTCAAGGAGTTTCCCGTTGAAGGTGCCTTGAATGTGCTTAGTCAGTTCCTCGAGTCAAATCTGGAGCATGTGTCAAATAAGTCTGCCTACCTGTGTGGGGTCATGAAGACCTATCGTCAAAAGAGTCGCGCCAGTCAGCAGGGCGTTCCCGCAACCGCCAGCACCATACAGGTGAAGGGACCCGACGAAGACAAGATCAAAAAGATACTCGAGCGTACCGGCTACACACTGGACGTGACCACAG GACAACGAAAATACGGCGGTCCTCCGCCCAATTGGGAGGGCAATGTGCCCGGCAATGGCTGCGAAGTGTTTTGCGGCAAGATACCCAAGGATATGTTCGAGGACGAGCTAATCCCGCTGTTCGAGGACTGTGGCGTCATTTGGGACCTTCGACTCATGATGGATCCGATGACTGGCACAAATCGTGGTTATGCATTTGTCACATTCACAAATCGCGATGCGGCCGTCAATGCTGTGCGACAG CTCGATAATCACGAAATAAAACCCGGCAAGTgtctgaaaataaatataagcgTACCGAACCTGCGCCTTTTCGTAGGCAATATACCCAAGTCGAAGGGTAAAGATGAAATTTTAGAGGAGTTCGGTAAACTTACag CTGGCCTCTACGAGGTGATCATCTATAGCTCGCCGGATGACAAGAAAAAGAATCGCGGCTTCTGCTTTCTCGAATACGAGTCACACAAGGCGGCTTCTCTGGCCAAACGGAGACTTGGCACTGGTAGAATTAAG GTTTGGGGATGTGATATTATAGTCGACTGGGCCGATCCACAGGAGGAGCCGGATGAACAAACAATGTCCAAGGTTAAAGTGCTTTACGTGCGAAATCTGACGCAAGACGTAACAGAGGAAAAACTAAAG GAACAATTCGAGCAATATGGCAAAGTGGAACGCGTTAAGAAGATTAAAGACTATGCCTTTATACACTTTGAGGATCGTGATAGCGCCGTCGAAGCTATGCGTGGCCTTAATGGCAAGGAGGTCGGCGCCTCGAATATTGAG GTCTCACTCGCCAAACCGCCATcggacaaaaagaaaaaggaggAAATTCTGCGCGCACGCGAAAGACGCATGATGCAAATGATGCAAGCGCGTCCAGCAATCGTTGG AAACCTGTCGCCGACACATCCCAGCATGATGTCCATAACGCCAATGCGTCTACAAGGGGCGCGTATGCCGCTGCGCACGCCGATGCCCCGTGAATACG TAGTCGGTAAACGTAAGTTCGATGGAGGTCACCAAAATCCGGCAGATGTTAAGCGACGTTACCAGAGCGGTTTGATAGGAAATGGCGGCAGTTGGGGCAGTTTACCGCTACCACAGCAACCCTTAGGCACAAATGGTGAACAGTGGTATATGGATACGTTTTCGGCATGGAGttaa
- the LOC127566076 gene encoding heterogeneous nuclear ribonucleoprotein R isoform X7, with product MAEGNGELLDDINQKADDRGDGERTEDYPKLLEYGLDKKVAGKLDEIYKTGKLAHAELDERALDALKEFPVEGALNVLSQFLESNLEHVSNKSAYLCGVMKTYRQKSRASQQGVPATASTIQVKGPDEDKIKKILERTGYTLDVTTGQRKYGGPPPNWEGNVPGNGCEVFCGKIPKDMFEDELIPLFEDCGVIWDLRLMMDPMTGTNRGYAFVTFTNRDAAVNAVRQLDNHEIKPGKCLKINISVPNLRLFVGNIPKSKGKDEILEEFGKLTAGLYEVIIYSSPDDKKKNRGFCFLEYESHKAASLAKRRLGTGRIKVWGCDIIVDWADPQEEPDEQTMSKVKVLYVRNLTQDVTEEKLKEQFEQYGKVERVKKIKDYAFIHFEDRDSAVEAMRGLNGKEVGASNIEVSLAKPPSDKKKKEEILRARERRMMQMMQARPAIVGFETLSPYRNLSPTHPSMMSITPMRLQGARMPLRTPMPREYDYDYDYFGYSDYRPGFGADSYYDDVYRFYEGDYSYYDYPNNASGNGGAGGGGGSSVNNSTAVAMPTNAGGGGGTSVNASQRPSRAQASGTVNSTVVMGAGRGHGITVPRGRVVGQRGSISRLGAQQAPQAAAAPAVGQAAAAAAHRGAATAQGAPAATGGVRGVAPTRPNAPGTQHVKPLQNLPVVGKRKFDGGHQNPADVKRRYQSGLIGNGGSWGSLPLPQQPLGTNGEQWYMDTFSAWS from the exons ATGGCGGAAGGCAATGGCGAATTATTAGATGACATTAACCAGAAAGCCGATGACCGTGGCGATGGCGAACGTACAGAGGATTATCCCAAGCTCTTGGAATATGGTCTGGACAAGAAG GTCGCGGGCAAACTGGATGAAATCTATAAGACCGGTAAACTTGCTCACGCCGAGCTGGATGAGCGCGCCCTGGACGCGCTCAAGGAGTTTCCCGTTGAAGGTGCCTTGAATGTGCTTAGTCAGTTCCTCGAGTCAAATCTGGAGCATGTGTCAAATAAGTCTGCCTACCTGTGTGGGGTCATGAAGACCTATCGTCAAAAGAGTCGCGCCAGTCAGCAGGGCGTTCCCGCAACCGCCAGCACCATACAGGTGAAGGGACCCGACGAAGACAAGATCAAAAAGATACTCGAGCGTACCGGCTACACACTGGACGTGACCACAG GACAACGAAAATACGGCGGTCCTCCGCCCAATTGGGAGGGCAATGTGCCCGGCAATGGCTGCGAAGTGTTTTGCGGCAAGATACCCAAGGATATGTTCGAGGACGAGCTAATCCCGCTGTTCGAGGACTGTGGCGTCATTTGGGACCTTCGACTCATGATGGATCCGATGACTGGCACAAATCGTGGTTATGCATTTGTCACATTCACAAATCGCGATGCGGCCGTCAATGCTGTGCGACAG CTCGATAATCACGAAATAAAACCCGGCAAGTgtctgaaaataaatataagcgTACCGAACCTGCGCCTTTTCGTAGGCAATATACCCAAGTCGAAGGGTAAAGATGAAATTTTAGAGGAGTTCGGTAAACTTACag CTGGCCTCTACGAGGTGATCATCTATAGCTCGCCGGATGACAAGAAAAAGAATCGCGGCTTCTGCTTTCTCGAATACGAGTCACACAAGGCGGCTTCTCTGGCCAAACGGAGACTTGGCACTGGTAGAATTAAG GTTTGGGGATGTGATATTATAGTCGACTGGGCCGATCCACAGGAGGAGCCGGATGAACAAACAATGTCCAAGGTTAAAGTGCTTTACGTGCGAAATCTGACGCAAGACGTAACAGAGGAAAAACTAAAG GAACAATTCGAGCAATATGGCAAAGTGGAACGCGTTAAGAAGATTAAAGACTATGCCTTTATACACTTTGAGGATCGTGATAGCGCCGTCGAAGCTATGCGTGGCCTTAATGGCAAGGAGGTCGGCGCCTCGAATATTGAG GTCTCACTCGCCAAACCGCCATcggacaaaaagaaaaaggaggAAATTCTGCGCGCACGCGAAAGACGCATGATGCAAATGATGCAAGCGCGTCCAGCAATCGTTGG ATTTGAAACATTGTCTCCATACAGAAACCTGTCGCCGACACATCCCAGCATGATGTCCATAACGCCAATGCGTCTACAAGGGGCGCGTATGCCGCTGCGCACGCCGATGCCCCGTGAATACG ACTacgattatgattattttggCTATTCGGACTATCGGCCCGGCTTTGGCGCTGACTCGTACTATGATGACGTCTATCGTTTCTATGAGGGCGATTACAGTTATTACGATTATCCGAACAATGCGAGCGGCAATGGAGGTgccggcggtggcggcggcagcagcgtcAACAACAGCACAGCTGTTGCCATGCCTACCAATgcaggcggcggcggcggcaccTCCGTAAACGCTTCGCAGCGTCCATCAAGAGCCCAAGCAAGTGGCACGGTCAATTCCACGGTGGTTATG GGGGCTGGACGTGGCCATGGAATCACAGTGCCGCGTGGCCGAGTCGTTGGCCAACGTGGCAGCATCAGTCGTCTGGGGGCCCAACAAGCGCCACAGGCGGCGGCAGCGCCGGCGGTGGGacaggcggcggcggcggcggctcATCGGGGGGCGGCCACCGCTCAGGGGGCGCCGGCAGCAACCGGGGGGGTCCGTGGGGTGGCACCAACGCGTCCCAACGCTCCTGGCACCCAGCACGTCAAGCCGCTACAAAATTTACCAG TAGTCGGTAAACGTAAGTTCGATGGAGGTCACCAAAATCCGGCAGATGTTAAGCGACGTTACCAGAGCGGTTTGATAGGAAATGGCGGCAGTTGGGGCAGTTTACCGCTACCACAGCAACCCTTAGGCACAAATGGTGAACAGTGGTATATGGATACGTTTTCGGCATGGAGttaa
- the LOC127566076 gene encoding heterogeneous nuclear ribonucleoprotein R isoform X2, producing the protein MLANIAQLVVAPAAATAASAAVVGKDCDMMKPQQQQQQQQQLARGAKMAEGNGELLDDINQKADDRGDGERTEDYPKLLEYGLDKKVAGKLDEIYKTGKLAHAELDERALDALKEFPVEGALNVLSQFLESNLEHVSNKSAYLCGVMKTYRQKSRASQQGVPATASTIQVKGPDEDKIKKILERTGYTLDVTTGQRKYGGPPPNWEGNVPGNGCEVFCGKIPKDMFEDELIPLFEDCGVIWDLRLMMDPMTGTNRGYAFVTFTNRDAAVNAVRQLNDFEIRKGKKIGVTISFNNHRLFVGNIPKTRDRDELIEEFSKHAPGLYEVIIYSSPDDKKKNRGFCFLEYESHKAASLAKRRLGTGRIKVWGCDIIVDWADPQEEPDEQTMSKVKVLYVRNLTQDVTEEKLKEQFEQYGKVERVKKIKDYAFIHFEDRDSAVEAMRGLNGKEVGASNIEVSLAKPPSDKKKKEEILRARERRMMQMMQARPAIVGFETLSPYRNLSPTHPSMMSITPMRLQGARMPLRTPMPREYDYDYDYFGYSDYRPGFGADSYYDDVYRFYEGDYSYYDYPNNASGNGGAGGGGGSSVNNSTAVAMPTNAGGGGGTSVNASQRPSRAQASGTVNSTVVMGAGRGHGITVPRGRVVGQRGSISRLGAQQAPQAAAAPAVGQAAAAAAHRGAATAQGAPAATGGVRGVAPTRPNAPGTQHVKPLQNLPVVGKRKFDGGHQNPADVKRRYQSGLIGNGGSWGSLPLPQQPLGTNGEQWYMDTFSAWS; encoded by the exons ATGCTTGCAAATATCGCTCAGCTTGTAGTCGCccctgcagcagcaacagcagcctcAGCAGCTGTTGTAGGAAAAGACTGCGATATGATGAAgccccaacagcagcagcaacaacaacaacaattagccAGGGGCGCAA AAATGGCGGAAGGCAATGGCGAATTATTAGATGACATTAACCAGAAAGCCGATGACCGTGGCGATGGCGAACGTACAGAGGATTATCCCAAGCTCTTGGAATATGGTCTGGACAAGAAG GTCGCGGGCAAACTGGATGAAATCTATAAGACCGGTAAACTTGCTCACGCCGAGCTGGATGAGCGCGCCCTGGACGCGCTCAAGGAGTTTCCCGTTGAAGGTGCCTTGAATGTGCTTAGTCAGTTCCTCGAGTCAAATCTGGAGCATGTGTCAAATAAGTCTGCCTACCTGTGTGGGGTCATGAAGACCTATCGTCAAAAGAGTCGCGCCAGTCAGCAGGGCGTTCCCGCAACCGCCAGCACCATACAGGTGAAGGGACCCGACGAAGACAAGATCAAAAAGATACTCGAGCGTACCGGCTACACACTGGACGTGACCACAG GACAACGAAAATACGGCGGTCCTCCGCCCAATTGGGAGGGCAATGTGCCCGGCAATGGCTGCGAAGTGTTTTGCGGCAAGATACCCAAGGATATGTTCGAGGACGAGCTAATCCCGCTGTTCGAGGACTGTGGCGTCATTTGGGACCTTCGACTCATGATGGATCCGATGACTGGCACAAATCGTGGTTATGCATTTGTCACATTCACAAATCGCGATGCGGCCGTCAATGCTGTGCGACAG ctaaatgattttgaaattCGGAAAGGCAAAAAGATTGGTGTTACGATATCATTTAACAATCACCGGCTATTTGTCGGCAATATACCTAAAACTAGAGATCGTGACGAATTAATTGAGGAATTTTCTAAACATGCAC CTGGCCTCTACGAGGTGATCATCTATAGCTCGCCGGATGACAAGAAAAAGAATCGCGGCTTCTGCTTTCTCGAATACGAGTCACACAAGGCGGCTTCTCTGGCCAAACGGAGACTTGGCACTGGTAGAATTAAG GTTTGGGGATGTGATATTATAGTCGACTGGGCCGATCCACAGGAGGAGCCGGATGAACAAACAATGTCCAAGGTTAAAGTGCTTTACGTGCGAAATCTGACGCAAGACGTAACAGAGGAAAAACTAAAG GAACAATTCGAGCAATATGGCAAAGTGGAACGCGTTAAGAAGATTAAAGACTATGCCTTTATACACTTTGAGGATCGTGATAGCGCCGTCGAAGCTATGCGTGGCCTTAATGGCAAGGAGGTCGGCGCCTCGAATATTGAG GTCTCACTCGCCAAACCGCCATcggacaaaaagaaaaaggaggAAATTCTGCGCGCACGCGAAAGACGCATGATGCAAATGATGCAAGCGCGTCCAGCAATCGTTGG ATTTGAAACATTGTCTCCATACAGAAACCTGTCGCCGACACATCCCAGCATGATGTCCATAACGCCAATGCGTCTACAAGGGGCGCGTATGCCGCTGCGCACGCCGATGCCCCGTGAATACG ACTacgattatgattattttggCTATTCGGACTATCGGCCCGGCTTTGGCGCTGACTCGTACTATGATGACGTCTATCGTTTCTATGAGGGCGATTACAGTTATTACGATTATCCGAACAATGCGAGCGGCAATGGAGGTgccggcggtggcggcggcagcagcgtcAACAACAGCACAGCTGTTGCCATGCCTACCAATgcaggcggcggcggcggcaccTCCGTAAACGCTTCGCAGCGTCCATCAAGAGCCCAAGCAAGTGGCACGGTCAATTCCACGGTGGTTATG GGGGCTGGACGTGGCCATGGAATCACAGTGCCGCGTGGCCGAGTCGTTGGCCAACGTGGCAGCATCAGTCGTCTGGGGGCCCAACAAGCGCCACAGGCGGCGGCAGCGCCGGCGGTGGGacaggcggcggcggcggcggctcATCGGGGGGCGGCCACCGCTCAGGGGGCGCCGGCAGCAACCGGGGGGGTCCGTGGGGTGGCACCAACGCGTCCCAACGCTCCTGGCACCCAGCACGTCAAGCCGCTACAAAATTTACCAG TAGTCGGTAAACGTAAGTTCGATGGAGGTCACCAAAATCCGGCAGATGTTAAGCGACGTTACCAGAGCGGTTTGATAGGAAATGGCGGCAGTTGGGGCAGTTTACCGCTACCACAGCAACCCTTAGGCACAAATGGTGAACAGTGGTATATGGATACGTTTTCGGCATGGAGttaa
- the LOC127566076 gene encoding heterogeneous nuclear ribonucleoprotein R isoform X3, whose translation MLANIAQLVVAPAAATAASAAVVGKDCDMMKPQQQQQQQQQLARGAKMAEGNGELLDDINQKADDRGDGERTEDYPKLLEYGLDKKVAGKLDEIYKTGKLAHAELDERALDALKEFPVEGALNVLSQFLESNLEHVSNKSAYLCGVMKTYRQKSRASQQGVPATASTIQVKGPDEDKIKKILERTGYTLDVTTGQRKYGGPPPNWEGNVPGNGCEVFCGKIPKDMFEDELIPLFEDCGVIWDLRLMMDPMTGTNRGYAFVTFTNRDAAVNAVRQLDNHEIKPGKCLKINISVPNLRLFVGNIPKSKGKDEILEEFGKLTAGLYEVIIYSSPDDKKKNRGFCFLEYESHKAASLAKRRLGTGRIKVWGCDIIVDWADPQEEPDEQTMSKVKVLYVRNLTQDVTEEKLKEQFEQYGKVERVKKIKDYAFIHFEDRDSAVEAMRGLNGKEVGASNIEVSLAKPPSDKKKKEEILRARERRMMQMMQARPAIVGNLSPTHPSMMSITPMRLQGARMPLRTPMPREYDYDYDYFGYSDYRPGFGADSYYDDVYRFYEGDYSYYDYPNNASGNGGAGGGGGSSVNNSTAVAMPTNAGGGGGTSVNASQRPSRAQASGTVNSTVVMGAGRGHGITVPRGRVVGQRGSISRLGAQQAPQAAAAPAVGQAAAAAAHRGAATAQGAPAATGGVRGVAPTRPNAPGTQHVKPLQNLPVVGKRKFDGGHQNPADVKRRYQSGLIGNGGSWGSLPLPQQPLGTNGEQWYMDTFSAWS comes from the exons ATGCTTGCAAATATCGCTCAGCTTGTAGTCGCccctgcagcagcaacagcagcctcAGCAGCTGTTGTAGGAAAAGACTGCGATATGATGAAgccccaacagcagcagcaacaacaacaacaattagccAGGGGCGCAA AAATGGCGGAAGGCAATGGCGAATTATTAGATGACATTAACCAGAAAGCCGATGACCGTGGCGATGGCGAACGTACAGAGGATTATCCCAAGCTCTTGGAATATGGTCTGGACAAGAAG GTCGCGGGCAAACTGGATGAAATCTATAAGACCGGTAAACTTGCTCACGCCGAGCTGGATGAGCGCGCCCTGGACGCGCTCAAGGAGTTTCCCGTTGAAGGTGCCTTGAATGTGCTTAGTCAGTTCCTCGAGTCAAATCTGGAGCATGTGTCAAATAAGTCTGCCTACCTGTGTGGGGTCATGAAGACCTATCGTCAAAAGAGTCGCGCCAGTCAGCAGGGCGTTCCCGCAACCGCCAGCACCATACAGGTGAAGGGACCCGACGAAGACAAGATCAAAAAGATACTCGAGCGTACCGGCTACACACTGGACGTGACCACAG GACAACGAAAATACGGCGGTCCTCCGCCCAATTGGGAGGGCAATGTGCCCGGCAATGGCTGCGAAGTGTTTTGCGGCAAGATACCCAAGGATATGTTCGAGGACGAGCTAATCCCGCTGTTCGAGGACTGTGGCGTCATTTGGGACCTTCGACTCATGATGGATCCGATGACTGGCACAAATCGTGGTTATGCATTTGTCACATTCACAAATCGCGATGCGGCCGTCAATGCTGTGCGACAG CTCGATAATCACGAAATAAAACCCGGCAAGTgtctgaaaataaatataagcgTACCGAACCTGCGCCTTTTCGTAGGCAATATACCCAAGTCGAAGGGTAAAGATGAAATTTTAGAGGAGTTCGGTAAACTTACag CTGGCCTCTACGAGGTGATCATCTATAGCTCGCCGGATGACAAGAAAAAGAATCGCGGCTTCTGCTTTCTCGAATACGAGTCACACAAGGCGGCTTCTCTGGCCAAACGGAGACTTGGCACTGGTAGAATTAAG GTTTGGGGATGTGATATTATAGTCGACTGGGCCGATCCACAGGAGGAGCCGGATGAACAAACAATGTCCAAGGTTAAAGTGCTTTACGTGCGAAATCTGACGCAAGACGTAACAGAGGAAAAACTAAAG GAACAATTCGAGCAATATGGCAAAGTGGAACGCGTTAAGAAGATTAAAGACTATGCCTTTATACACTTTGAGGATCGTGATAGCGCCGTCGAAGCTATGCGTGGCCTTAATGGCAAGGAGGTCGGCGCCTCGAATATTGAG GTCTCACTCGCCAAACCGCCATcggacaaaaagaaaaaggaggAAATTCTGCGCGCACGCGAAAGACGCATGATGCAAATGATGCAAGCGCGTCCAGCAATCGTTGG AAACCTGTCGCCGACACATCCCAGCATGATGTCCATAACGCCAATGCGTCTACAAGGGGCGCGTATGCCGCTGCGCACGCCGATGCCCCGTGAATACG ACTacgattatgattattttggCTATTCGGACTATCGGCCCGGCTTTGGCGCTGACTCGTACTATGATGACGTCTATCGTTTCTATGAGGGCGATTACAGTTATTACGATTATCCGAACAATGCGAGCGGCAATGGAGGTgccggcggtggcggcggcagcagcgtcAACAACAGCACAGCTGTTGCCATGCCTACCAATgcaggcggcggcggcggcaccTCCGTAAACGCTTCGCAGCGTCCATCAAGAGCCCAAGCAAGTGGCACGGTCAATTCCACGGTGGTTATG GGGGCTGGACGTGGCCATGGAATCACAGTGCCGCGTGGCCGAGTCGTTGGCCAACGTGGCAGCATCAGTCGTCTGGGGGCCCAACAAGCGCCACAGGCGGCGGCAGCGCCGGCGGTGGGacaggcggcggcggcggcggctcATCGGGGGGCGGCCACCGCTCAGGGGGCGCCGGCAGCAACCGGGGGGGTCCGTGGGGTGGCACCAACGCGTCCCAACGCTCCTGGCACCCAGCACGTCAAGCCGCTACAAAATTTACCAG TAGTCGGTAAACGTAAGTTCGATGGAGGTCACCAAAATCCGGCAGATGTTAAGCGACGTTACCAGAGCGGTTTGATAGGAAATGGCGGCAGTTGGGGCAGTTTACCGCTACCACAGCAACCCTTAGGCACAAATGGTGAACAGTGGTATATGGATACGTTTTCGGCATGGAGttaa